The following proteins are co-located in the Gloeocapsa sp. PCC 7428 genome:
- a CDS encoding polysaccharide biosynthesis tyrosine autokinase, which translates to MESRESTGGFQRYWRILKRQWLPSSVAFGSVLSLFMLGLILQKPQYIAEGKLLFRRGNATSSITGVETNIGQLDPLQQQNNPLDTEAEIIRSVQVAEKALQRLDLRDANGNPLRLNQFLNNLNVSNIRGTDILQISYQDRNPETAVAVVNTLMAVYLENNFLSSRTEAVAAREFIENQIPRARETLNQAELALRSFKEENKIVAAEEERRAAVDINTELQKQINATQTQLADAKAQSALLQKELGRDLTTAGVETSISQTPGVQELLKEIQQVEAQIVTDESRFREDHPTLVALRSRKADLERLLQQRTQRAVNTNLQQATNGQISPYEQNLTQQLANSEARRLGLSSQLSALSELQAQYTQKLNNVPQLEQRQRELERELEAAQSAYSLLSQKLQESRIAENQKVGNARVIAAATIPDEPVNSRQPLFIVTGLLVSGAFAIATALLLEARDKSLQTVEQAKQVLGFTPLGVIPISKNSESPSIAGESETYTPGMLQAAPRSPMSAAYRMLQANLMFLSSDKQIKVVVVTSSVPQEGKSTVSANLAASMAQLGRRVLLVDADMLRPTQHQIWELPNQSGLSNLLVGQVEFPAVVKQVIDNIHVLTAGSTPPNPVALLESQRMANLATMFSENYDFTIIDTPALNVDAIAPILGKMADGVLLVVRPGVVDSASATFAKEFLAQSGQHVLGQVINGVIPENEPHSYYYFSQEYYNGDTTRQTVSQHSHKR; encoded by the coding sequence ATGGAATCTAGGGAATCTACTGGAGGGTTCCAACGTTACTGGCGCATCCTCAAGCGGCAGTGGCTACCTTCCTCGGTTGCATTTGGATCAGTTCTTTCGCTATTTATGCTGGGCTTGATACTCCAAAAGCCGCAATACATTGCGGAAGGAAAACTCTTGTTTAGAAGAGGAAATGCAACTTCTTCAATTACTGGCGTAGAAACAAACATTGGACAATTAGATCCTCTGCAACAGCAAAATAATCCTCTAGATACAGAGGCAGAAATTATTCGTTCGGTACAAGTTGCCGAAAAAGCATTGCAAAGATTGGATCTTAGAGATGCAAATGGTAATCCCCTGAGATTGAATCAGTTTCTGAATAATCTCAATGTGAGTAACATTCGGGGTACGGATATCTTGCAAATCTCTTATCAAGATCGCAATCCAGAAACTGCTGTTGCTGTTGTCAATACCCTGATGGCGGTATATTTAGAAAATAATTTTCTCAGTAGCCGCACAGAAGCCGTAGCCGCGCGCGAGTTTATTGAAAATCAAATCCCTAGAGCCAGAGAAACCCTCAACCAAGCAGAATTAGCATTGCGATCGTTCAAAGAAGAAAACAAAATCGTTGCCGCAGAAGAAGAACGCCGCGCTGCCGTTGATATCAATACTGAACTGCAAAAACAAATTAACGCGACACAAACGCAACTCGCCGATGCCAAAGCGCAGTCAGCACTTTTACAAAAAGAGTTAGGCAGAGATCTAACAACCGCAGGTGTAGAGACATCGATTAGCCAGACTCCTGGAGTACAAGAGTTACTCAAAGAAATTCAACAGGTAGAAGCGCAAATCGTTACGGATGAAAGCCGTTTTCGCGAAGATCATCCTACCCTTGTCGCGCTGCGATCGCGCAAAGCTGACTTAGAGCGTTTATTACAACAACGAACGCAACGTGCTGTTAATACTAACCTGCAACAAGCAACTAATGGACAAATTAGCCCGTACGAGCAAAACTTGACACAGCAATTGGCAAATTCAGAAGCAAGACGTTTAGGTTTAAGCAGTCAACTCTCGGCTTTATCCGAACTACAAGCACAATATACGCAAAAACTCAACAACGTTCCGCAGTTAGAACAAAGGCAGCGCGAATTAGAACGCGAGTTAGAAGCAGCACAATCGGCATATTCATTACTATCGCAAAAATTACAGGAAAGTCGCATCGCCGAAAATCAGAAAGTAGGTAATGCACGGGTAATCGCCGCCGCTACAATTCCCGATGAACCTGTCAATTCGCGTCAGCCTTTATTTATTGTTACCGGATTACTCGTCAGTGGTGCGTTTGCGATCGCTACAGCTTTGTTACTCGAAGCCAGAGATAAATCGCTGCAAACTGTAGAGCAAGCAAAGCAAGTTTTAGGCTTTACACCTTTAGGCGTGATTCCCATTTCTAAGAACTCGGAAAGTCCCTCAATTGCTGGAGAGTCAGAAACCTACACCCCAGGAATGCTGCAAGCTGCACCGCGTTCTCCAATGAGTGCTGCATATCGAATGCTGCAAGCGAATTTGATGTTTTTGAGTTCTGATAAACAAATTAAAGTTGTTGTCGTTACAAGTTCAGTTCCCCAAGAAGGTAAATCAACTGTCTCTGCAAACTTAGCCGCGTCAATGGCGCAATTAGGACGAAGAGTACTCCTGGTTGATGCTGATATGCTTCGCCCTACGCAGCATCAAATTTGGGAACTACCAAATCAGTCAGGTTTGAGTAATCTGTTAGTTGGACAGGTAGAGTTTCCTGCGGTTGTCAAGCAAGTTATCGACAATATCCATGTCTTGACTGCGGGATCTACACCGCCTAATCCAGTAGCCTTACTCGAATCGCAGCGCATGGCTAACCTAGCAACGATGTTTTCTGAGAATTATGATTTTACAATTATTGATACTCCGGCGTTAAATGTCGATGCGATCGCACCGATTTTAGGCAAAATGGCTGATGGTGTTTTACTCGTTGTCCGTCCTGGAGTCGTTGATTCGGCAAGTGCAACTTTTGCTAAAGAGTTTCTCGCACAATCTGGACAGCACGTCCTCGGACAAGTCATCAATGGTGTGATTCCAGAAAACGAACCGCACAGCTACTACTACTTTTCCCAGGAATACTACAACGGCGATACAACGCGACAAACGGTGTCGCAGCACAGCCATAAAAGATAA
- a CDS encoding aminotransferase class I/II-fold pyridoxal phosphate-dependent enzyme, with product MIKPILLSTPHMGDRELEFVREAFETNWIAPVGPHVDAFEQEFCQTIGASHAAAVSSGTAALHLALRLVGIEPGDEVICSTLTFIATASPITYLGAKPIFIDSDRTSWNMNPDLLRETLAKQAHRGKLPKAVVVVHLYGQSADLAPIVEVCNEYEIPLIEDAAEALGATYKGRSPGTFGRIGIFSFNGNKIITTSGGGMLVSEDADLVAKARFLATQARDPAPHYQHSEIGYNYRLSNVLAGIGRGQLQVLAERVAARRRNFAAYQQALGLPGIEFMPEAAFGRATRWLTCLTVDANAFGVDREQIRVALAQQQIEVRPVWKPLHLQPVFSECECIGGAIAEDLFNNGLCLPSGSNLTLEELERVIQAIAALHQR from the coding sequence GTGATTAAACCAATTCTCCTTTCGACACCACACATGGGCGATCGCGAACTAGAGTTCGTTAGAGAAGCTTTTGAGACGAATTGGATTGCGCCTGTGGGCCCGCACGTTGATGCGTTTGAGCAAGAATTCTGTCAAACGATTGGCGCAAGTCATGCGGCGGCGGTTAGTTCTGGAACCGCAGCGTTGCATCTAGCATTGCGACTTGTGGGGATTGAACCAGGGGATGAAGTGATTTGCTCGACACTCACATTTATTGCAACAGCAAGCCCGATTACTTATTTGGGAGCAAAACCGATATTTATCGATAGCGATCGCACTTCGTGGAATATGAATCCCGATTTGTTGCGGGAAACTTTAGCAAAGCAAGCGCATCGGGGAAAGTTACCTAAAGCTGTCGTTGTTGTCCATCTTTACGGACAAAGTGCAGATCTCGCTCCAATCGTTGAGGTGTGTAACGAGTACGAAATTCCGCTGATTGAAGATGCTGCGGAGGCGTTGGGTGCGACGTACAAAGGGCGATCGCCAGGAACATTTGGGCGAATTGGGATTTTTTCATTTAATGGCAACAAAATTATCACAACCTCTGGCGGGGGAATGTTAGTGTCTGAAGACGCTGATTTAGTCGCCAAAGCGCGTTTTTTAGCAACACAAGCGAGAGATCCTGCACCCCACTACCAGCACTCGGAAATTGGTTACAACTACCGCTTGAGTAATGTTTTAGCCGGAATCGGGCGCGGACAACTGCAAGTTTTAGCAGAACGCGTCGCTGCCCGACGGCGTAATTTTGCCGCTTATCAGCAGGCGTTGGGCTTACCTGGGATTGAATTTATGCCAGAAGCTGCTTTTGGACGTGCGACGCGCTGGTTAACTTGTTTGACAGTTGATGCTAATGCGTTTGGAGTCGATCGCGAGCAAATTCGTGTAGCACTAGCGCAACAACAAATCGAAGTTCGCCCAGTCTGGAAGCCGTTACACCTGCAACCAGTATTTAGCGAATGTGAGTGCATTGGTGGCGCGATCGCTGAAGATTTGTTTAACAACGGTTTATGTTTGCCATCCGGTTCTAATTTAACTCTTGAAGAATTAGAACGCGTGATTCAGGCGATCGCTGCACTTCACCAACGCTGA
- a CDS encoding iron ABC transporter permease — protein sequence MTTQTGIARLIVSPQRFLNRWLGKYDFSFVFWIGFIVILLVLIGLPSYWLVLRSFMQVNEGGFTLSNYIEVLTNPRFREAALNSLMLATGTGVLSVLIGVPLAWATTRTNMPLRGLMRVLLLGAFSVPTFLGGIAWILLAAPTSGWLNRVFIELTGIEKGPLDVYTMLGAIFVVGIYSFQYVFLMVSSALEFVSSELEDAATVLGAGTFATTFRITLPLVLPAIISGFILSFLEAIALFGSPTLILIPARINIVTTEIWQQFQYPSNVELASAFSICLVVITAALLLLQRRLLARKGYTTLTGKAGRKRLINLGYWKWAFLAFCLLVATLSLFLPVYVLLRTALSKSWGRPLDASNLTLAWFEDVLFKQPFTSGAIQNTLIYAAGAATFAMLVGIVIAYIVNRKLVRFYRVLGFLPMLPLAIPGIVIAVGIFSAYSRPPLVLYGSAAILIIAFTTRFLPIAFSNAGNIFTSINPELELAARNLGATQATTVHKITVPLVQRGLISGWLLVFILSVRELSCAILLYTNNTQVISTALFQLVTEGSYERVAALGIVMLAIIFTTIGITYKFLGRDFMLEKG from the coding sequence TTGACAACTCAAACTGGTATCGCAAGATTAATTGTTAGCCCACAGCGGTTTTTAAACCGTTGGCTTGGAAAATATGACTTTTCTTTCGTTTTCTGGATTGGCTTCATTGTTATTTTGCTAGTGTTGATTGGCTTGCCAAGCTATTGGTTAGTCTTGCGTAGCTTCATGCAAGTCAATGAAGGTGGGTTCACTCTCAGCAATTACATTGAGGTATTGACAAACCCACGCTTTCGCGAGGCGGCGCTCAACTCGTTGATGCTAGCAACAGGAACCGGAGTTCTCAGTGTTTTGATTGGAGTTCCTCTCGCTTGGGCAACTACTCGGACAAATATGCCGTTACGAGGACTCATGCGCGTCTTGTTGCTGGGGGCATTTTCGGTGCCTACCTTTTTGGGTGGAATTGCGTGGATTTTATTAGCTGCTCCGACATCAGGTTGGCTCAATCGGGTTTTTATCGAACTGACTGGGATAGAAAAAGGACCGCTTGATGTTTATACAATGTTGGGTGCAATTTTTGTAGTAGGAATCTACAGCTTTCAATATGTATTTTTGATGGTGAGTTCGGCGCTGGAGTTTGTTTCTTCAGAATTAGAAGATGCGGCGACAGTGTTGGGAGCGGGTACATTTGCAACAACATTTCGCATCACTTTACCACTTGTATTACCAGCGATTATTTCCGGCTTTATTTTGTCCTTTTTAGAAGCGATCGCGCTTTTTGGTTCTCCTACGCTAATACTGATTCCAGCGCGGATTAATATTGTAACAACCGAAATCTGGCAGCAGTTTCAATATCCTTCTAATGTTGAACTAGCTTCAGCTTTTTCGATATGTTTGGTTGTTATCACCGCAGCTTTACTGTTATTGCAACGTCGTCTGCTGGCGCGCAAGGGCTACACTACGCTGACGGGGAAAGCTGGACGAAAACGTTTGATTAACTTGGGATACTGGAAATGGGCGTTTCTAGCTTTTTGCTTACTTGTTGCTACGCTATCGCTGTTTTTACCGGTTTACGTTCTATTGCGTACTGCGCTATCAAAGTCTTGGGGACGCCCACTGGATGCTTCTAACTTGACACTTGCCTGGTTTGAAGATGTGTTGTTTAAGCAGCCTTTTACCTCAGGCGCGATCCAAAATACGCTCATTTATGCTGCTGGCGCAGCGACGTTTGCGATGTTAGTTGGCATTGTGATAGCTTACATCGTTAATCGCAAATTGGTACGGTTTTATAGAGTATTAGGCTTTCTCCCAATGCTACCTTTAGCAATTCCTGGAATTGTGATTGCTGTTGGGATTTTTTCTGCTTACTCGCGCCCGCCGTTAGTACTGTATGGCTCAGCAGCAATTTTGATTATTGCTTTTACAACACGATTTTTACCGATCGCCTTTTCTAACGCTGGTAATATTTTCACAAGTATCAATCCTGAGTTGGAACTCGCGGCGCGTAATCTCGGCGCAACTCAGGCAACAACAGTACATAAGATTACTGTACCTTTGGTACAGCGCGGTTTAATCAGCGGCTGGCTTCTCGTGTTCATCTTATCGGTGCGCGAGCTAAGTTGTGCGATTCTACTCTACACAAATAACACGCAAGTCATTTCCACTGCTTTATTTCAATTGGTAACAGAAGGCAGCTACGAACGTGTAGCCGCATTAGGAATCGTGATGCTCGCAATTATCTTCACCACAATAGGTATTACTTACAAGTTCCTGGGACGCGATTTCATGCTCGAAAAAGGCTAG
- a CDS encoding sugar transferase — MKSKTSSYLYYLSRIGKSLIDKIAAIIALSLLSPVMLGVAIAIVTQIGQPIFFTQPRPGKDGKIFNFYKFRSMSNACDVQGNLLPDEQRLTPIGQFLRRTSLDELPQLWNVLKGDMSIVGPRPLLVKYLERYTPEQSRRHEVKPGITGLAQINGRNTLSWEERFKLDVWYVDNWSLWLDLKILALTVWKVIQREGITQQGCATCEEFQGQNQDQAAT; from the coding sequence ATGAAGAGTAAGACATCTAGTTATCTTTATTATTTAAGCCGTATAGGAAAATCTTTAATAGATAAGATCGCGGCAATTATTGCTTTAAGTTTGTTGTCTCCGGTTATGTTGGGAGTGGCGATCGCGATTGTTACTCAGATTGGGCAACCAATTTTTTTCACGCAGCCGCGCCCTGGTAAAGATGGCAAAATTTTTAACTTCTACAAGTTTCGCTCGATGTCAAACGCCTGTGATGTTCAAGGAAACTTGCTTCCTGATGAACAACGTCTAACGCCAATCGGGCAATTTTTACGCCGCACGAGTTTAGACGAGTTACCACAACTGTGGAATGTGCTTAAAGGCGATATGAGCATTGTTGGTCCCCGCCCGTTACTTGTTAAATACCTTGAGCGTTACACTCCTGAGCAATCGCGTCGTCATGAGGTTAAGCCTGGTATCACTGGTTTAGCACAAATCAATGGACGAAATACACTTTCTTGGGAAGAAAGATTCAAACTCGATGTTTGGTACGTTGATAATTGGAGTTTGTGGCTCGATCTCAAAATTCTTGCGCTGACGGTGTGGAAAGTCATACAGCGTGAAGGTATTACTCAACAAGGTTGTGCTACGTGCGAAGAATTTCAAGGACAAAATCAGGATCAAGCAGCAACGTAA
- a CDS encoding class I SAM-dependent methyltransferase, producing the protein MSPVNNKQIYSTVEFDAWAYGENLLDEEKYLIETYLSKEGKTLEAGTGGGRILLEMKKMGFKSLYGYDYMPEYIEQAQQKDSESSVCFAVQDATQLKYADSSFDQIIYLQQIISSIEDRVGRSKAIQQAYRVLKKQGIGLFSFLCLDSRMHSVKYLPFLMYLNTTRKLRGSHHSLHYLPWLKLGGRPNWNALCDRKPYMYWYSLHEAVQALTTVGFTIIAIGSSYQMQQRQMYASHESLVDEPLKGMLYCVCQKN; encoded by the coding sequence ATGTCACCAGTTAACAATAAACAAATATACAGTACTGTAGAATTTGACGCTTGGGCGTACGGAGAAAATCTACTTGATGAGGAAAAGTATCTTATAGAAACTTATTTAAGTAAAGAAGGAAAAACGCTAGAAGCAGGTACTGGAGGCGGTAGAATTTTATTAGAAATGAAAAAAATGGGATTTAAGTCCCTCTACGGCTATGATTATATGCCTGAGTATATTGAGCAAGCTCAACAAAAAGATTCTGAATCTAGTGTTTGTTTTGCAGTGCAGGATGCAACACAATTAAAGTATGCAGATTCTAGCTTCGATCAAATTATTTATTTGCAGCAAATTATAAGTTCCATTGAAGATAGAGTTGGAAGAAGCAAGGCAATTCAGCAAGCATACCGAGTTTTAAAAAAGCAAGGAATCGGTTTGTTTTCGTTTCTTTGCCTTGATTCGAGAATGCACAGCGTTAAATACTTGCCATTTTTAATGTATCTCAATACAACTAGAAAGCTGCGTGGTTCGCATCATTCACTGCACTACCTTCCTTGGCTAAAATTAGGTGGAAGACCTAACTGGAATGCGCTATGCGATCGCAAACCTTATATGTATTGGTATAGTCTACACGAGGCAGTTCAAGCTTTAACTACAGTAGGTTTTACAATAATAGCAATTGGCTCTAGCTATCAAATGCAACAGCGACAAATGTACGCATCGCATGAAAGTTTAGTTGATGAACCGCTTAAAGGAATGCTTTACTGTGTTTGTCAAAAAAATTGA
- a CDS encoding ABC transporter substrate-binding protein: protein MNRISRRRFIVFTGTSSVSLIALKGCTANTGNQSASLVTEQSPISPSDEKALYEAAKKEGKLVLYTVFFTQEIVNEIGAAFTAKYPGITFEGTRNAAATLFQKINQEIQAGLRVTDVFGTTDISQMIQLKDQARLLQYEPVNKANIPEPYRNLDPDNFYQVGALIPIVIAYNTKKISATNVPRSWKDLVQEQYRDQIATGSGAASGQVGTWAIAMQQKYGWDEYIVRFNQLNPKLGRSINDVIPVLVSGERAIGIATLGQTLTRKAQGDPLEVVYPTDGAVVVVGPIGILRNAPHPNAAKLFMNFLTTKEYSELIAKYYEQPLTADVSIAGAKTLKDMQPTVPTSAEIQRNIPDVIRKWRDVFGA from the coding sequence ATGAATAGAATTTCTCGACGTAGATTTATTGTCTTTACTGGAACATCATCGGTAAGTTTAATCGCGCTAAAGGGATGTACAGCCAACACTGGAAATCAATCCGCTTCGCTTGTTACCGAACAATCTCCTATATCACCTAGCGATGAGAAAGCCCTTTACGAAGCTGCAAAAAAGGAAGGAAAGCTTGTTCTATATACTGTTTTTTTTACCCAAGAAATTGTTAATGAAATCGGTGCGGCGTTTACCGCTAAATATCCAGGAATTACTTTTGAGGGAACTCGTAATGCTGCTGCTACTTTGTTTCAAAAAATTAACCAAGAAATCCAAGCTGGTTTAAGAGTAACAGACGTTTTTGGAACGACTGACATTAGTCAAATGATCCAGTTAAAAGATCAGGCAAGACTCTTACAATACGAACCGGTAAATAAAGCAAATATTCCTGAACCGTATCGCAATCTCGATCCTGATAACTTCTATCAAGTGGGTGCTTTGATTCCGATTGTGATTGCATACAACACCAAAAAAATATCAGCAACAAATGTTCCTAGAAGTTGGAAAGATTTAGTGCAAGAGCAGTATAGAGATCAAATTGCTACAGGTAGTGGTGCAGCAAGTGGACAAGTAGGAACTTGGGCGATCGCAATGCAGCAAAAGTATGGTTGGGACGAGTATATTGTCAGATTTAATCAACTTAATCCTAAGCTAGGGCGCTCAATTAACGATGTCATTCCAGTTCTTGTATCCGGCGAACGCGCGATTGGAATTGCAACGCTGGGGCAAACATTAACGCGTAAAGCTCAAGGCGATCCACTAGAGGTCGTTTACCCTACTGATGGTGCAGTTGTCGTCGTGGGTCCGATTGGGATACTACGAAATGCGCCTCATCCGAATGCCGCCAAGCTATTTATGAATTTTTTAACGACGAAAGAGTATTCAGAGCTAATTGCCAAGTATTACGAGCAACCGCTCACAGCTGATGTTTCCATTGCTGGTGCGAAAACGCTTAAAGATATGCAACCTACAGTTCCTACTTCAGCGGAAATTCAACGCAATATCCCTGACGTGATTAGGAAGTGGCGTGATGTATTCGGTGCTTAA
- a CDS encoding glycosyltransferase family 39 protein — protein MTRYKYNLPYLHCFLIAVILLGIFFRFVNLDKKVYWIDEVHTSVRVVGYKKTEFVDEVPSDRIINIKDLQVFQRLSPERNWFDTINALAANAEHTPAYYAIARLAMQVFGSSVAATRGVAAVISLFVFPCIYWLCLELFATPLVGWIAMALVAVSPVHVLYAQEARQYSLLTVTTLLASITFLRAIRQKTKLIWGMYALTVVLGLYSHLLFILVSFAHGVYLLLQEQFRVTKNFLAYLIASLVGIVTLIPWIILYFINASSIGEWTARAISFDTLIKRWLLNFTTLFFDIQVAYNNVQFFDVEAGNDIQFNANDILLYVIPVFIALVVYAFYILCNYTSTSSWSFVVTLLFITTISLVLPDVISGGQRSSIARYLLPGYLAIQIAVAYLFANRLTATYLKHSQQKIWQIILAIALASGIVSCIVSAQAETWWNKYSSYYNPDIADIINQANQPLVISSQKRVSRITSLSYELEPKVSVLLVSETEIPDAIKRFSEVFLFRPDAELQARLQNHPNYKLELIHAPGQLWRIQITVESA, from the coding sequence ATGACTCGTTATAAATATAATCTTCCTTACCTTCATTGTTTTTTAATTGCTGTCATATTACTTGGTATTTTTTTTAGATTCGTCAATCTCGATAAAAAAGTTTATTGGATTGATGAAGTGCATACATCAGTGCGCGTTGTTGGTTACAAAAAAACCGAATTTGTTGATGAAGTACCAAGCGATCGCATTATTAATATTAAAGATTTACAAGTCTTCCAACGCTTATCGCCGGAAAGAAATTGGTTCGATACAATCAATGCTTTAGCTGCAAATGCCGAACATACACCCGCATATTATGCGATCGCTCGTTTAGCAATGCAAGTTTTTGGGAGTTCTGTTGCTGCCACTCGTGGTGTAGCGGCTGTTATTAGTTTATTCGTCTTTCCCTGCATTTACTGGTTATGTTTAGAGTTATTTGCTACGCCACTTGTAGGATGGATCGCAATGGCTTTAGTTGCCGTTTCTCCAGTACACGTACTATATGCTCAAGAAGCAAGACAGTATAGTTTACTGACTGTAACTACATTACTAGCTAGTATTACATTTTTACGCGCTATTCGTCAAAAAACAAAGTTAATCTGGGGAATGTATGCTTTAACAGTTGTTCTAGGTTTATACTCCCATCTTTTATTTATTTTAGTTTCTTTTGCGCATGGTGTTTATTTGTTACTTCAAGAGCAATTTCGCGTAACCAAGAATTTTCTTGCTTATCTTATTGCTTCATTAGTTGGAATAGTAACATTAATTCCTTGGATAATTTTATATTTTATTAATGCAAGTAGTATTGGTGAATGGACAGCCCGTGCAATTAGTTTTGATACTTTAATAAAAAGATGGCTATTAAATTTTACTACTCTATTTTTTGATATCCAAGTCGCCTATAATAACGTTCAATTTTTTGATGTTGAAGCAGGCAATGATATTCAATTTAATGCTAATGATATTTTGCTATATGTAATTCCTGTATTTATAGCGCTAGTTGTATATGCATTTTATATTTTATGCAATTATACATCAACATCAAGTTGGTCATTTGTCGTTACGCTTTTATTCATTACTACTATAAGCTTGGTGCTACCAGATGTAATTTCTGGCGGACAACGCTCTAGTATCGCGAGATATTTGTTACCTGGTTATCTGGCTATACAAATAGCTGTTGCTTATTTATTTGCTAACCGTTTGACGGCGACTTATTTGAAGCATTCGCAGCAGAAAATATGGCAAATTATTTTAGCGATCGCGCTAGCGAGTGGAATTGTATCTTGTATTGTGAGTGCGCAAGCGGAAACTTGGTGGAACAAGTATAGTAGTTATTACAATCCTGATATTGCTGACATTATTAATCAAGCAAATCAGCCGCTAGTTATTAGTAGTCAAAAGCGAGTCAGTCGTATTACTTCACTGAGCTACGAACTTGAGCCTAAAGTCAGTGTATTGTTGGTGAGTGAAACTGAAATTCCTGACGCTATTAAACGATTTAGTGAAGTTTTCTTATTTAGACCTGATGCAGAATTGCAAGCAAGATTACAAAACCATCCTAATTATAAATTAGAACTCATCCATGCTCCAGGTCAACTTTGGAGAATACAAATAACAGTGGAGTCAGCTTAA